The sequence CACGCGCTCCCTCGGTTCGATCTGCTCGATGACGCCCGTCCTGGTGGCTTCGCCGTGCGGCTGGAAGGCCACGCGGTCGCCCGCGGCCAGGAGCGTGCTGCGGCGCTCGGCCCGCTTCAACCGCCCGGCCACCTTGCACTGCCAGAGCGAGCCGTCCTCGGCCTGGAGATCAAAGAAATCCGAATAAACGCGCAGTACGATGCCTTGCATGAAATGACACAAATGGGGGAAACACAGATAAGCTCTATGCTTGCCGGCAGCAGCGCCCGCAGATGGTCTGGCAGGCCACGGGCCAGCCTGGCGTCACACCAACGCCGGCCGCTTGCAGCAGCGTGGCCGTGACTGGCAGCGGCAGGCCCATGATCGAGGCGGCGCAGCCATCGAAGCTGGCCACCGGGCTGAAGCCGGCGTGCTGGATGGCGTAGGCCCCGGCTTTGTCGAAGGGGTCGCCGCTGGCGATGTAGGCGTCGATCTCGGCGTCCGTGTAATCGCGCATCGTCACCTGGCTGGTGTGCAGGGCCGAGTTCAGGCGGCCGGGCTGGGCCACGGCCACGGCGCTGATCACCTGGTGCGGGGCCAGGCGCAAGGCCGACAACATGCGCCGGGCGTCGGCGGCGCCGGCCGGTTTGCCCAGGATCTGCCCAGCGAGGACGACGATGGTATCGGCAGCCAATACGATCTCACCGGGATGCCGCCCGGCCACGACCCGGGCTTTGGTCTCGGCAAGGCGGCGGGCGTGATCGGCGGGCGCTTCGGCGGGCAGGGCGCTTTCATCGATGTCAGCGGCGGCGATGACGAAGTCCGGGGTCAGACAAGCCAGCAACTGCCGCCGCCTGGGTGAAGCAGAGGCAAGGATAAGAGGCATTGCGAATTTCCGATTGCGAATTCCTACTCCCTACTTCCTACTTCCTACTTCCTACTCCCTACTTCCTACTCCCTACTCCTTGCTCCCCCCAACACCGCCGCCACCAGCTGATGACGGCCGAAGGGCGGCATGAAGTAGGCGCCGTTGGCCCAGGTGCGCAGGTGGGCCAGCAGGTCGCGGGCAATGGCGATGCCTTCGGCTTCGGGATCGGCGGCCTTAGCCATCAGGTCGCGCAGGCGTTGAGGGATGGAGAGGCCGGGGATCTCGTGGTGGAGGTATTCGGCGTGGCGGCTGCTGGTCAGGGGGAGCAGGCCGGCGATGACGGGCACAGGCAAGGGGCCGCCCCAGGCAGCCCGGAAACGGTCACTGGCGGTGGGGTCGAAGACCGGTTGGGTGAGGAGAAAGTCAGCGCCTCCGTCCAGCTTGCGGCGCAAGACCTTGATCTCCTGCTCTGGGTTTTCGGCGTCCAGGTTGAGGGCGGCGCCGACGAAGAAGTGGGTGGGCAGGCCGATCGGTTGCCCGGC is a genomic window of Caldilineales bacterium containing:
- a CDS encoding Maf family protein translates to MPLILASASPRRRQLLACLTPDFVIAAADIDESALPAEAPADHARRLAETKARVVAGRHPGEIVLAADTIVVLAGQILGKPAGAADARRMLSALRLAPHQVISAVAVAQPGRLNSALHTSQVTMRDYTDAEIDAYIASGDPFDKAGAYAIQHAGFSPVASFDGCAASIMGLPLPVTATLLQAAGVGVTPGWPVACQTICGRCCRQA